In the Aptenodytes patagonicus chromosome 5, bAptPat1.pri.cur, whole genome shotgun sequence genome, ACAGCGCCAAAGCCTTCAGCGCTACACATCCCTCATGCTATGCAGTTTTATGGCTCATCTTTCCCTCCGTGCTCCACCTATGACCTTCCACcacccctgccccacagctgtgAGAAATGCTGGTATGCTCTGCAGAAGGAGACACTTCCCTTCTGTACTTACTCACTTGGATGAGCACCGAAATAATTTAAACCTCAGCATTAACCCTCTTACTGCTGGAGTTGGAGCAAGCGGTCGTTGAAGGGGGTTTAAGCACTTCCCAATGAAATCATGACATGCCAGAAACATGCTCAGGGGCAGCTACCACGGCTCAGATGACAAGCAGTAAATTGTTACATCAAGCTGTCTCGATCATTTCTGACTGCTGACCCACAGCCCCAGGCTGCCGTAGCTGCTTTGGATATATTTGCTGGTATTTCAGAGAGTTTCTACCACTAAGGATTATTCTGTTTTAGTGAAAGTTGAGAACCTAGAGAGACAGGACAGAGCTCTGCAGTCctctgcccagcccagccagTCCACCAGGCACCCCGAAACACCACCCACCCTGCCTGAGAGGCTGCAATTCAAAAAACAACTCCCAGAAATGGAAAATAGACAAAGAGGCAGTAAAATGTTGTATCAAATAACACGAACACTGGAAAACACCCAGTCCGCCCTCTCCACGCACAAAGTGCTCGGATAACAGCGGCCAGATCCCAGACTACAACAGCTTATCTGGACATCACAAGGCAGAAGAGCAGATTTGGCTAGCAGCAGCTGCAGGCCAAATGTGTCCCACAAAGCACTgcactgctggaggcagctgccctCATCTTTACAGCAGATGTCCATCCTGTGACGGCTTTGGTGTCTGGTGTGACATGCTCCATCATCAACTGATCTAAAATAGAGCAGATCCCACAGACCTTATCTCAATCTCTTTCTCTGTGGCCCAGCAGGTGGGGACGCAGCCAGAATTAACCCAGTGAAGATGAGgagctgcctttgctgctcttGCTTACACCTCCTCCCGTGCTGTCCACTTGCATGAATCTAGCTTGTATCCAGAGGGCTCCTGGACAAAACACGGCTTCACCCTTGGGAAAGCTCTTTCCCCATTGCCATTTCCTTCTGCCTGTGCTCTCTGCACATGCTGCAtcctcagcagcagctcccccacCTACCACAGCTCTCTTACCACCCCTCACCAGGCAGCTCCAATCCTTCCTTCCAGTCCTCGCCGGACTCTGCCAGCATCTCACTTGTCCCACCCCAACTGCTCCGGCATCTAAACCCAAGTGTTTCCAACACCCCAGTCCATCATCCAACCCCAACCTCGATTCAGACCACGCTACACCCTTATCACCCTGCCCGTCTCCCAGCATTGCCCTCCACCCTAATCAGATCCTCCGCTGCATCCAAGACCCCAATTCCTCCTTTCAGTTCACATTGCTCCCTTTCAAACAATTCATCTCTCCCCTTGAACACTTCTTTCCTCCCTGGGTCCTCTCTTTCTCACATCAGTATCAAAACTCCACTTCCAGCCCTTCCCGCAGTGTATTCTTATCTCTTCTTTTCAGCCCAGACTGTCCCTcatctctccagcccctggcagAAACTCCCAGAGCACACAACATCCCAGAAAACTATCCTAGCCAGCCAACGTTGACTGGGTTTTCCCAGTTACTCACCAGACTGTTCATTCCACCCAACTGGCAGGTTTCTTTCAGCCACTGAGCACTGTGCCTCAGCCCTGTCCATCCCCAAACACCCAACCCCTTCAATCCAGGCTTTCTCTGCCATTACTGAACTCCCCTTCTAAGGCTATCGATCAATAACAGGCCCTTCCACCTCAACAAGCTCTCCTATAGCTCCCTCAACTCCTGCAGCCAGGATCCAAGCCCCAGGGTGGCCCCGTCCCACCTTGGCTGGATTGTCCAGTGTCCCTTCACAGTCGCAGATGCTCCCAGACTCTCCACAGTCAATCCCTGAACACTGTCCTCCATCCTCGCCAGGCTCCTCCAttgctccttccctcctcaggCCAAACGGGCCACTGccgtcctgctccccagccctcctgaGCACCCAACCCTCCTCCATCATGCCTTCCACACCCAGACTGAATCAACTCCAGGCAGGTTGATCCCATCCCAACAAAGGCCCCCCCATAGCACCCTCAAGcatcccagcccctgccaggACCCGACTCAACCCCCTCCTCCGGGTCCCCCAtagcctccagctcctgccaggaCCCCAGTCCCTGCCAGGGTCTCCCGCAGCTGGAGGCCCCAAATTTACACTGTCCCCAGCCCTAGTGGCATCCCTTTGGCTGGGTGCCCCCAACCCCCATAGACCCAGGCCCCCATGCCTGACTGGATGCCCCTGCCCTACCAGGCCCCCGGTGCCCCAGGCCCCCACGATCCCCCCGGGTGGGCACTCCCGGTCTCCGTGATCCCAGGCCTGCCAGACCCACCGGGTGGGTGTCGACAGCCCTCACGGTCCGAGGACTGCCAGAGCGCCTGCCGTGAACGCCGGCCGGGCACGCCGGTCCCACGGCCCGAGGCCCGCCAGACCCCCGGGTGGGTGTCTCCGGCCCCCATTACCCCACGCTCCCCCGAGGTGGGCGCACCAGGCCCCAGGCCTGCCAGGCCCCTCAGGTGGACGCCGCCGGCCCTCCGctgcccgccgggccccggccccccaCCGGGCCCCAGCCCCGTCCGCATCCGCGTCCCCGTCCCGGCGggccccccgccccagccgccCTCCcctcgccgcccgccgcgggcccgGCACCCCCCGCCCCACTCACCATCCTCTGCGCGGCTCCAGGGTTACCATGGGCAACTGCGTCACACACACGCCGCCGATACGTACGGCGTCAGCGCTTCCCGCCGTACGTACGGAACGTGCCGACGGCAAGCGGGAGGGGCGGAGCCCGGCGCCACAGCCCGCGGCTATTCCCTGCCCCTCAGCCGGCGCATGCGCACAAGGGGCCacccagccggggggggggggggagatgggcGCGGCCGCTCGGGCCTCTGTGATTGGCTGAGGGCGGCCACGCGTCGGAGCCCGCGGGCAGGTGGGGGCCACGTGGGCGGGAGACGGCGCGCGAGGGGTCTGGGGACTGCAGGTAGGGCCACGTGGGGCCGCGCCacggcgcgcggggcgggggtgtgccgcgccgtgccgtgccgcgccgtgcAATGCCGTGcagtgccgtgccgtgccgtgcagtgccgtgccgtgccgtgccgcgccgtgcagtgccgcgccgcgccgtgcagtgccgcgccgcgccgtgcaGTGCCGTGCagtgccgtgccgcgccgcgccgcgccgcgccgtgccgcgtcgcgccgtgccgtgccgcgtcGCGCCGTGCAGTGCCGTGCAGTGCAGTGCCGTGCagtgccgtgccgcgccgtgcAGTGCCGTGCCGCGGGCGGTGTGCAGCCCTACGGGCAGCGCGCAGGGCAGGGCGGTGCCACGGGGGGCGTGCGGTGTAGCACCACGGGGGGCGTGCGGCGCACTGCTGTGGGGAGCATGCGGCGCAGTGCCGCGGGGGTGCAGGGCCATGTGGTGCTATGGGGGACGTGCAGCGCGGCGCCACGGCGGATGCGGTGTGGTGGTACGGGGGAGAGCATGACAGTGTCGCAGAGGCGTGTCGTCGGTGTTACGGAGGACATGCAGTGCCGTGGGAGGGTGCAGTGCAGGGCAGTGCCACGGGCCGGTGCGGTGCCAGAGGGGATGCAGTTATCGGTGGGGCTGTGCAGTGCAGTCCAAGGAGGGTGCAGTGCCGCAGCGGGTGCAGGCAGTGCTCGGGGAGCGCATGCAGCGCAGGCATGGGAGGGTGCAGTGTACTGCTATGGGGGCATGCAGTGCCATTGGGGGACATGCAGCGCAGCGCAGGGGATGCAGCGCCATGCCGTGTGCACACGACGGGGGGGTGCAGTGCAATGCCCCAGCGGTGAGCGCTCGCAGGGCAGTGCTGTGCAGCCCTGTGGAGGGGGTGAGCTGGGCCCCGCAGTGCTGTGCAGCACGGTCCCACCCCAAGGAGGGGGTGccaggtgctggggggggggggagggcagcacAAGTGGGGGGACTccgtgcaggcagggcagcgtgTGAAGGAGCGGCCTCACTGCAGCGTTTGGCTGGCAGCAGGGGTGCAGGAGGCTCCTGGGCTCAGGGCTGCTGAAAGTCCAACTTTCCTGTTAAATATAAACCTGCCACAGCTCTCGCCCAGTTAACCGCTCCTGTGGCTGTGGCAGGCCCACACTCAACGGGCAAGCGAGGCAGGATCCTCCTGAGTCgccttctccccctgcccagaCCCACACCAAAATGGCCACTGTCCCCCTTGGCTTCAACATCGACGCCCCGCGCTGGGACCAGAGCACCTTCGTGGGGCGCCTGAAGCATTTCCTCAACATCACCGACCCGCGGACGGTGCTGGTGCCAGAGGAGGAGCTGGACCGGGCCAAGGCCCTGGTGGAAGGCTGCAGGTGAGGGGCGGGAGTGCAGCTGGGGCAGGTACCATCCCTGTGCCCGCAGCTGTACCCGACCACCCTGCAGGGCTGCGGGGGTGTGGAGGCAGTCATTCCCCAGTGGGTGCACTGGGACGTAACATCTGTCGGAGGTGGTTTTGGGGGAGTTTCCCAGGCTTCTCCCAGGGGCCTCAAGCTGGGACGAGTTTCCCTCACAGGAGATGTTTCCTCTGCCTTTTGTGTTTGGCACCCGGGGTGCCAGGTACCAGTGGGGCTGCACGGCACCCCCTGACGGGCTCTGGACTTGCAGGGCCGGGCTGGTGCCACCAGGAAGCAGCCGGGAGCAGCTGCTCTATGCCAAGAAGCTGTACGACTCGGCCTTCCACCCCGACAGCGGCGAGAAGATGAATCTCATTGGGAGGATGTCCTTCCAGGTGCCGGGGGGCATGGCCCTCACTGGCTGCATGCTCCAGTTCTACCGgtgagcccctggggacaccaggcTGGGGATGCAGCCCTGACAGCCCTCAGCCCCTTGAGGGGTCCCCAAGGGCCAGGCCACAGCCAGtctgcctcttccccagctggCCGCTACCCAAGGCATGCCCATGGCTGCTGCACTTGCCTCTGTCCCATGGCCAAGCCCTGGTCTCCAGCACCCAGCCTGTGGTGGAAGCATCATGGATCCTCTCGGCCCCAGGCATGGCTGGGGATGGTCACGCTTCGCCctgagctcagctcagctcagctcttcCTGGAGCCCCTGTAATGAGTAACGtggccaagtcctgcctggccGCTGCTCTTGCTCCATGGACCATAATGGCCCCCAAAACTGAGGACCAAACAtgcccccagcccaggctgctccagcGTCCCCAGCCCATGCTGACAGCTCCCTGCATTTCCCTTCTGAAATGGCTGCTGGGGGGGTGAGAGATCCTGTCCCTGGGGCAGAGGACGTGTGGGACAGACACTGCCTTTCCCAGTGGatccctgtcccatcccatccctggcTGCTGGACTGATTTGCCAGTTGCTGGCAAGGTCCAGCCTGGGTGAGGGATCTCCCAGTGCTGATGAGTAACCCTcttcccagcccatctccacccTCCCTGCATCCCAAAGCTTGCTCAGACCCACATCTCCCCGTGTCCCTTCCTGCCCCACCTCACTGTCCCTGAGGCACCGGTAGGAGCCCAGGCATCCTGGTCACCCCCAGAGCTGCCTCTGTCCCCGTGTGCCCCCTCCTTGCTGCTCCCATTGACAAAGGCTTATCTCAGCCCAGCAGGATGGCTGCCGCCCTGCTGAGAGGTGGGTCTCCCACCCCTGGCCAAGCACCCTGCAGGGCTGGGCCCCCTCCTGTGCTCTCCAAAGCCCTGCGGTAGCCAGGACTCCTGGGGtcatttcccagctctgccactggctcACAGCTTTGCcacagtgcctcagtttcccttgggAGACACCAGGACAAGGGTATCGAGGTCATCTTGGCTGTCCCCCTGCCAAGCCTGGCCACAGGCACAAGGCCAGGTGTCCCTGACGGCCCTCGGGCTCTCTCCTGGTCCCTTCCCTCTGCAGGACAGTGCCTGCCGTGGTTTTCTGGCAGTGGGTGAACCAGTCCTTCAACGCCATTGTCAACTACACCAACCGCAATGCCGCCTCCCCCATCTCGCTGAGGTGAGCGTGCCCCTGCACAGGATGGGGACCCTCTGTGTTGTGACCCCCCTGGATACCCTGTAAAGACCCCCCGTGACCCATTTTGGGCACTGAAGGAACAGGATTGAGTCAGAGTTGGTGTTTCTGTTCTCTCCCTCCTTTGGAAATCACTGTCCAGGCAAACTGGGGTGGCTTACATCACGGCCACTGGTACAGCCCTGGCCACCGCGGTGGGACTCAACCTCTACACTAAGGTATGCCAGGACAGGGCTGGATGGGGCAGCTGGCTGCATCCTGCCCTCCCGTGCTGATGCCAGCCTGTCTCCTGCAGCGAGCCCCCCCCTTGCTGGCCCGCTGGGTCCCCTTTGCAGCCGTGGCTGCTGCCAACTGTGTCAATATCCCCATGATGCGGCAACAGTAAGTGCCATGCGTGGCCAGGGCGCTCAAGGGACCCGGCTCCCTCCGAAGGCGAGCCGGTGGCAGCTGGGCTCCTGGGCTGCCTGGTAGTCCTGCCGTGGCTTCCTGTcctgggggctggaggaggtgggagtATGGGAGGGAGGTGACGTGGGGTCTGCACATTTGCGGCTTCGGGTCTCTGGTGGAGGGTGCTGGGTGGGGTGGCTCAGTCTCTGCCTGGAGTGGGAGGGGGATTTTGGGCTGAGGATAGCCGTTCTGGGGTCTGGGCTGGAAGATCCCTCAGACCCAAAGGTCTTCTGCATGTGGTCATGGGAGAGCCCCAGTCCACGATGTCCTGGCGCTGGGACCCCCTAGATGGGGCCCATGTGGAGACCTGTGTCTGCTGCTTGGGGTCCGCTGTGGGTCACGGCATGAGGAGGTGGGGTGCTGTGCTGGGGACTGTCCCCTGGCTTGGCTGCAGGTCCCAGGTGGGTGTCTGTCCCCCAGATGGCCGGACCCTGTTCGCAGCTGTGCCCTGAAGATGGCAGCAtcggctgggctgggggccgtGGCACTGCAGGGCTGTGGAGGCCTGTgccctggggccagggctgggggcagctggggctgctgtgccagcacagcatGGGGGACCCCTTGGCACCACCTCGCCCCATTGCTGTGTCCTCCTCATGACTCCCCGGCCATCCCGGCCACCACTCACCGCTGGCTGTCCCCTCCAGGGAGATCATCAATGGGGTGACAGTGACAGACGAGGACAACAATGAGCTTGGCCGCTCCAGGGTGAGTCTCAGGATGGGTGTCCAGGTCGGGGCACGGTGCGGTGGGGGCTCACCCACTGCTTTTGCTTGCAGAGGGCGGCGGCGAAGGGCATCGCGCAGGTTGTGGTCTCCAGGATCACCATGGCGGCACCAGGCATGAGTGAGTGcagggtgggagggtggggggcCAGACCAGGGGCTCCCCCAGAACCTGCCGCAtcaccctcccctgccccagttTTCCCCCGGGAAAAAGAGGGAGGGTGGCCCTGCATCCCAGGTGGCGTTTGGTCTCATCTCACTGATGGAGCTGGTCCCTCCATCCTGCTGTTCCCATCAGAGCCCCCCAAGCTCCCATCCCAACCCACAGCCTGTGGGGGATGTGGGGTGCTCCCGTGGTGGTTGGGCCCCACGAGAACACCTCTCACACTCCGTCCCTGACTCCTCGCCCCACATCCCCTTGCCCTCGTGAGACCCTTGTCGTGCCGCAAGCCTGGCAGGAGGGACGGGAGCACGAGGTGTACAGAGCGTGCTGCCCGGACAATGGATGGATGGGGGTCCCGTGCCAGATCCCTGCCGTGAGCAAacacccagcagcccccagcacaaCCAGCCGCTGCCATGGCCTCTGGGAGGAGGGTCCTGCTGGAGCAGCCCTGCGGGCTGGCTTGTGGGGGGGCCCTGACCTCTTCTTTCTACACCTAGTTATTTTGCCCATCATCATGGAGCGGCTGGAGAAATTCCCCTTCATGCAGGTGAGCCCATGTTTCTCCTGCCACAGTTTTCCAGTGGGTCCTGcagtgccccagccctgctccccagccgCTGAGATGCTGCGGATGAAATGGGGGGGGTTGCAGAGCCTGGCTTGCTTTGCCCACTATTCGAGTCACCATTACACCAAAGGTCTCTTGGGTGACATGGAGAGGCTGTAGGAGGGTGGGAGGGGTCAGTGGCACCCCAGAGGTGTTAGACATTCAGCCCCGTTGAGGGGAGAAGTCTCCCCACCCTGTGAGTGGGGCTTGTGGCAAGGCCGGGGACTgactcccagctcttcccttgcAGCGGATCCGGGTTCTCCATGGgcctctgcaggtgctgctctgtGGGGGCTTGTAAGTATCTCGCTGCTCGAATACCTGTGGGTGCCTGGAACGTGGCTCTGAGGAATGCTTGAAAAAAGACCTCTTTCCCAGCAGGGGACTGCAAAGCTGCTTGCCTTTCAGCCTGGGCTTTCCCCAGTTATTGGGAGTCGTGGGGCATGAGCAGCACCTCTTGGGCTGTGATCCCCAACACTAATGTTTGGCTTTTCTCTGTCCCGCAGCCTCCTGTTCATGGTGCCGGCAGCCTGCGCCCTGTTCCCGCAGAGATGGTACCTGTCCCACTGCTTTCCCCTCCTGCGCGGGACCTCAGGAGCCTTCCTCCTCTCCTAGCTCTTCTCTGCCCGTCCCAGGAGAAGCATGATGGGCACCCACCCTTCATCCTGACGCAGTGCCTGCCTGTACACACTAGTGCCCCAGGCAGCAGGGGAGTGTGTGCCTCCCCTGCTCTGCGAGCTCTGTGCTGGGAGCAAtgggacccccagccccatgggcagctccctgccctccagcactgGGAGTGGTGGATGCCAGGGATGGGTGGTGGGTCTTGATGTGAGCCTGCAAGATCCCAGGGACTGCAGGGGACCTCGAGTGGCaatggggagggagggtggcCCGACCACTGATCAGGGAGGAGGATCACGGGTCTCAGTGtctgtcccctctccccacagctccCTTGCGCTGGCTGACCTTGAGCTGGAGCTGCGTGACAGCATCGTGGCCAAGCATGGGGACAAAGTGCCGTACGTCTATTTTAACAAGGGACTGTGAACGGAGACTATCTCGGGAGCCATCGCACCCCTCCGgccccctgccaccaccagccccGCGTCCCCTGAGCAGGGCTCAGAGGCACGGTCCAGCCAGATctgccccccagcccagcaccgtctctgctgcctccttcctccGGAGAGGCAGGATCTGGCTCTGCGTGCCCAGCTTGCAGCACTTTGGCTTGTCCTGAGCCTCCCCCcatctgctgctggctgtgtCCCTGCCTTCCCACATCCCTCTTGCCCTGGGTGATGGCTGCGCTTCCCgtgccttcctcctgccctgcgcACAAGGATCTGCCCAGCCTGTCTGAGCCTCGTGCAGCCACTGGTCTCGGCCCTGCGAGGCATCAGGCTCCCTCCCTCGAGGCTCAGAGCACAGTCCTACCTCTGAAAGCAGGTGCCCTGCCATTGTACCAGGAACCAAGCCACGTTGCTGCCTTAAACCACCACAGTGGCCTCTTACCAAGGGCTGGATCACGCCTTGGCAGGCAGGAAGGGACCTGTCCCCTCTGCATAGGGAGCACCCCAAAGTCCAGGGACCAATGCTTAGACCATACCTTCCTTGCTCTCAGGTGCAGGTTTTAATCACTTTGTGATTGCCACAATCCAGGAGAGAAATAGCTAACAGTTTTTAGGTTCTAATTTTTGCAATCTACCCATTCCTCTGATCACGAGAGCCAGCCATCACCCTTCTCCTGCATCTCACTGTCCCCACAGTAGGACCAAGGACCTGCAGCTTTGGGGGACAGTCGTCTCTGGGCCCCCTTGGACAGGGGGAAGGAGACACAGGAGTCACAAAGCTGTCGAGGTGTTAACTCAAGCTCTGAATAGCGGCACTGCAAATGACAGAGAGGAAggttaaaaaatgaaatgtggtgatctttaaaaaaaacagctgtgGGTTCTGCTTTTGGCTGGTCTCTGGGTGGCTGGttccctgggcagggctggtATGTGGGTCTCATGCCTGCCTTGAAAGGGAAAGGTGTGGGCTCTGTGACTGACCAGGCACCAGGGTGAGGGTCAGCACAGGGGccagaagaaggaggaagagccATGAGGCTCTGCAAGGGCTGACATGAGCCCTGAAATCCTTGGGCATCCCATGCAGCCTTCCCCGAGAGGCTCTTGGGGCTGCAAACAGTCCTGAAGCAAGTGACAAAGGGAGGTGACAGTGCTGTGCTCATGGTGACTCTTGTCCCATTGGGGGGACTGAGGGGATGACACTGGGTGACCCTTCCTACACCTGTGGGTGCTGTTTGTCTTCTTGGCCAGGCAGCATTTGCATGATGCTAACCTGGGTCTGCCACGAGGCCTCTCCCACCCCAAAGAAGAGTGGCTTGAGTTTGCTGCAGCCTATTTTCAGAGGAAGGAGCCCCAGAGTTTGGCCCAGGTCCTGGGCTAAAGTCCCCGCCCTCAACAAGCTGTGTCCAGGCTCTCTGCTTGCTATGAACACCCCTCGGTGGGACAAGTATGTTTCTAACCAGCTGTATGAGGTGGCTGCTCGGAGAGCCCCATGGCCCAGCAGATGGTCAACGCTCCAGCCAGGGGTGTCGGATCCCTGAGGGCAACAGCATCTCTGCATCAGCTGCATGCCATGCCCAAGATGCAGGGTTTGCAGGCAAAGGGCTTTCTGGCATTACCCCTCCACCGCTACAGAGAGAGCAGCCAAACCCAAAGCATACTTCTTGAAGGGCCAAGCTGTATCCACAGCAAGCTTGCTTCTGCCCAAGCTGCAACAGGCAGAGGCTAATGTCTCCAGCCGTGTTGTAGGTACAGCTAGAAAGCTGCACAAGAGCTCTGAAATAATTAATAGGTCAGTGGAAAGTGGGAAAACATGTTCAAACTTGTGTATCTGTTCCCTGGGCATTATTAGATCTCTTGTTAATGTGCAATTAAAAGAATAGATAAGCACATGAAACGAAACAGATGTCACTCCTGTTGGGAGTGGGAAGAAGCCACAGGAGATatctctctgctctgcttttcttaaGCTCCTTAACTCGAGCTGCTCTTGCCCTACACCCAAAACTGCTTTGAGCACTTTCAGAAAGGTACCTGTAGCAGCCTGGGCTGTATTTGGGTCCAAGGTGCCTCTGGCGTGCTCGGGAGCATGGTGATGCTTGTAACATGATGTGCCACAGTGCCCTAAAACTCTTGCTGTTGACCCCTCCTGTGTTTGCAGTGCGTGGGGGTCCCGGCAGAGCAGGGGGCTCTGCAGCCAGCGATGCCAGGGCAGCGTCCACCCAAAGCCAAGGTTGGGACCACGGTGGGAAAGCCTCAGCGGTTTTGTTACTCCTTTTTTCCTGTCCCCAGCCATACCAGAGGGGCGATGGAGCAAGGGGACCCTCTAAAGAGCTATTGCCATCTCGTGCCAGCTCTCCCCCTGCTCTGGGGAGCCAGACATGGTGCAGCTCATTGCTCttggcccgaggaggagggctgCTCTGGGCTTGGAGGATTGGCAAGTTGGCTGGTGCCATCCTCAAGCCAGACCTCCCCCCCGAGCTTATAGCAGTGGATTCCGTCTTCAGATCGACGTGGATTTATGCCAGCTGACAGTTTGGCTCAGTGGGGTTTCTAGGTTGTAGCTGGAATCTCCCCCAGAGGATTCAAGTAATCTCAATAGCTCACATCGCTCCAGTGTCGGGTCGGGAGATGGTCGCTGCACCCGGTGCCTGCCTGCACTCCCCAAAACCACAGTAACTCCCCAGCCTGCCTTGGTCTCattggggagcagaggggtcGCAGCCAGGCTGTGGCCAGCAAGTCCCCATGCTGCCAAGGGTGGCTCCGGCCAGCCCTGCCTCCGTTTTCCATTGATGCAACAGGAAGGGAACCTCATTGCCAGGAGTCAGAGCCGGACTCATCCCTGTTTGGGAAGAGCAGCAAGTGTTAATTGCTCTCCAGCGATGAGTCACACCTGATCTGGGCTTGTCCCGTGCTTCAGTGCACTCACAGCCTTCTCCCTGCTGTGCCTCTAATTTCAGAGCTAGCTGGGAACAGGAATAAAGCTCCTTTAATAACTGTGCGTGGCCGAAATGTCAGTGCTCCAGCATGTTTACAACCTCCCTTCAAATTATAACCAGACCAAAGACATCATGTTGGGTTGCAGCAGAgcctgggaaggggctggggacgCATGAGAGGCTGGGGGTCTCCTCTGAGGCatcagcagccccagcaggcaggctTGGCTCACTGCTCCTCACCCAAAGGCTGGTGGAGGCTGGTGAACTGACTGCTTACAGAGAGAGGAGCAAGGAGGGTGCACGTGCAATGGGTTAACACCTGCCGGCCCACACCAGCGGCAGGCGGGGAGCTGATCCTGTGGGGTTACGTGTGCCCCAAGTACTGCCCTGATTGAAAAATGCCAGGGTAGGAGATAAGCTGCTAAGTcgattatttttttctggcttttcttaaCATGTTATCTGAGCATCTGATAAACCTCGTCATGCCAATCTGGTGTGGAGGCTGCCTGGTGTGCCGGGAGTGACAGTGTAGAAACCCTCTGCCACTGCCCCAGAAATGCAGGCCATCTCTCCTGAAGCTGTGAATTAACCCCAAGTGCCTGTGCCCCCACTTCTCCGGGGGGTGCAAGCCTGGGTGAGGGACCGCTGTGTGGGGACATGCCGGCACCTGGCCGCGGTGGGAGATCCTCTTCTCCATGCCGCTCCCATATCCCAACAGGGCTGGCACCAACTCGTGGCTGCCCGCCGCGCGCCTCAAGTCCATCCCCATGCCGCTGCTGCTATTTTACCACCCTCTCCATGTCAAGCTCCCTGGTGTGCCCCAGGTCTGGGTGAGCTGTTTGGGTCTGGGGCTCTGTGGGTGCATTGGGGAGGAGGCCGAGCGGGGATCACAGTAATGGGGTGTGACCAGGTGAATGGGGGATGAGTGCCTGGCAGCCATTGGGGTGTCAGAGAGGCCTGGGTGCTTGTGCATCCCCGTTTTTGGAGTGCCCAGTTCTGCCCCCGGGGGTACATTGCACTGGGGGCGCATGACCAAGGGGCAGCCCCCCATAGCCCTCTCCAGCCAGTTCCGCCACTCACAATATGGCAGTCCTCGACCCTCTCCAGGCTCCCTCCCCGGTGCGCCACACTCAAGATGGCAGCTCCCTGCGCGCAGACCCCGCCCCTCCCGGTTCTGCCCTAAGCGACAGCGCGCTGAGCCAATAGTGAACCAAGCGGCGCGCCGTCAACCCAA is a window encoding:
- the SFXN2 gene encoding sideroflexin-2; amino-acid sequence: MATVPLGFNIDAPRWDQSTFVGRLKHFLNITDPRTVLVPEEELDRAKALVEGCRAGLVPPGSSREQLLYAKKLYDSAFHPDSGEKMNLIGRMSFQVPGGMALTGCMLQFYRTVPAVVFWQWVNQSFNAIVNYTNRNAASPISLRQTGVAYITATGTALATAVGLNLYTKRAPPLLARWVPFAAVAAANCVNIPMMRQQEIINGVTVTDEDNNELGRSRRAAAKGIAQVVVSRITMAAPGMIILPIIMERLEKFPFMQRIRVLHGPLQVLLCGGFLLFMVPAACALFPQRCSLALADLELELRDSIVAKHGDKVPYVYFNKGL